One part of the Lycium ferocissimum isolate CSIRO_LF1 chromosome 8, AGI_CSIRO_Lferr_CH_V1, whole genome shotgun sequence genome encodes these proteins:
- the LOC132068766 gene encoding protein ELF4-LIKE 3-like encodes MEGDSFSGQIDGKVMQTCEKSFVQVQDILDQNRLLINEINQNHESKIPDNLSRNVGLIRELNNNIRRVVDLYAHLSGSFNNVSSEGDSTGRPTHKRSRPV; translated from the coding sequence ATGGAAGGGGATAGTTTTTCAGGCCAAATAGATGGGAAAGTTATGCAGACATGTGAAAAGAGCTTTGTTCAAGTTCAAGACATATTGGATCAGAATAGGCTGTTAATCAATGAGATTAATCAGAATCATGAGTCCAAGATCCCTGATAATTTGAGCAGGAATGTTGGTTTAATTAGAGAACTGAACAACAACATAAGGAGAGTGGTTGACCTTTATGCACATCTTTCAGGTTCTTTCAACAATGTTTCATCTGAAGGGGACTCCACTGGAAGACCTACCCACAAAAGGAGTAGGCCTGTTTAG
- the LOC132066504 gene encoding uncharacterized protein LOC132066504 → MKTLFWNIRSVNSQQAFHRVQMLHRHHKFSIIALMEPFQHFRHIQRFRRRLGMRYAHHNYNGKIWFFINDNIDVEVIQDTDQQITVKLSFQEDNKILMTTMIYAKCEALERINLWDNLYNLADQMEVPWLVGGDFNVIMNEDEKIGGHTSYPDEYEDFAFCVNSCELFEVSFKRRLFAWWNGRASRDCIFKRLDRMLTNSKLQDWFGHMEVEHLSRTSSDHAPLLLTCGDSSQHVRKPFRFLKFWIEHESFLEVVNQGWNTDFEADELITFKLKLKKVKSVLSEWSKATFGDIFKKLVVREDIVRVKEQLFEDDPSPANRMVLQLAQAELKKYMHYEEEFWRQKSHFTCFSEGDRNTRFFHNMVNGRRKRLQVKRMKKQDGSWIEGEDALAEEATQFYHHQFTHEDIS, encoded by the coding sequence ATGAAGACTCTATTTTGGAATATCAGGTCTGTGAATTCACAGCAAGCTTTTCATAGAGTGCAAATGTTACATAGGCATCATAAATTCTCCATCATTGCTTTGATGGAACCATTTCAGCATTTTAGACACATTCAAAGATTTAGAAGGAGATTGGGCATGAGATATGCACATCATAACTACAATGGTAAAATTTGGttctttataaatgataataTAGATGTAGAGGTGATTCAGGATACAGATCAACAGATCACAGTTAAGCTAAGTTTTCAGGAGGATAATAAGATTCTTATGACTACTATGATTTATGCAAAGTGTGAAGCATTGGAAAGAATTAATCTTTGGGATAACTTGTATAACCTGGCTGATCAAATGGAAGTGCCCTGGCTTGTGGGAGGGGATTTCAATGTCATTATGAATGAAGATGAGAAAATAGGGGGACACACAAGTTATCCGGATGAGTATGAAGATTTTGCATTCTGTGTGAATTCATGTGAACTATTTGAAGTTTCTTTTAAAAGGAGATTATTCGCATGGTGGAATGGTAGAGCTAGTAGggattgtatttttaaaaggttgGACAGAATGCTCACTAACTCAAAACTACAGGATTGGTTTGGTCACATGGAAGTTGAACATTTATCTAGAACTAGTTCTGATCATGCTCCTCTTCTACTTACTTGTGGAGATTCATCTCAACATGTAAGGAAACCTTTTAGATTTCTAAAGTTTTGGATAGAACATGAGTCCTTTTTAGAGGTTGTGAATCAAGGGTGGAATACTGATTTTGAAGCAGATGAACTCATTACTTTTAAACTGAAGCTTAAAAAAGTTAAGTCTGTTCTATCAGAATGGAGTAAAGCTACTTTTggggatatcttcaagaaactAGTAGTAAGGGAAGATATTGTGAGAGTTAAAGAACAACTTTTTGAAGATGATCCTTCTCCTGCAAACAGGATGGTACTCCAACTAGCACAAGCAGAATTGAAGAAGTATATGCATTATGAGGAGGAGTTCTGgagacaaaaatctcattttacttgtttttctgAGGGGGATAGGAATACAAGGTTTTTCCACAATATGGTAAATGGTAGGAGGAAGAGATTGCAGGTCAAAAGGATGAAAAAGCAAGATGGAAGTTGGATTGAGGGGGAAGATGCTCTAGCTGAGGAAGCAACCCAATTTTATCATCATCAGTTTACACATGAGGATATCTCTTGA
- the LOC132066505 gene encoding secreted RxLR effector protein 78-like, with protein sequence MRPISLSNFINKVISRVVQNKLENVFPSLISANQSGFVKGRCIIENVLLTQEVVSDIRLRGKPANVVLKLDMAKAYDRVSWDFLARVLRKMGFAEVFIDMIWRLIANNWYSVLFNGQASGFFHSTRGVKQGDPLSPALFILFAEVLSRALNSLFEDNGFRSYGMPKWSANLNHLAYADDTIT encoded by the coding sequence ATGAGGCCCATAAGTCTAAGTAATTTTATTAACAAAGTGATCTCTAGAGTGGTGCAAAATAAGCTTGAAAATGTTTTTCCTTCTTTGATATCTGCTAATCAGTCTGGTTTTGTAAAGGGAAGATGTATCATTGAGAATGTACTGTTAACTCAAGAGGTGGTATCAGATATAAGACTTAGGGGAAAACCAGCTAATGTGGTGCTTAAACTGGATATGGCTAAGGCCTATGATAGAGTGTCCTGGGATTTTTTGGCAAGAGTTCTGAGGAAGATGGGATTTGCAGAAGTATTTATAGATATGATATGGAGATTGATAGCAAACAATTGGTACTCAGTTCTATTCAATGGACAGGCTTCTGGTTTTTTCCACTCAACAAGAGGTGTTAAGCAAGGAGATCCACTTTCTCCtgctttgtttattttgtttgCAGAAGTGCTGTCTAGAGCATTGAACTCTTTATTTGAGGACAATGGCTTTAGAAGCTATGGAATGCCTAAATGGAGTGCTAATTTGAATCATCTtgcttatgcagatgatactaTTACTTAA